In Trichocoleus desertorum NBK24, the following are encoded in one genomic region:
- a CDS encoding ATP-binding protein, whose translation MTECSHVLLDSPKNEMKVDATDLASKLRGTLGKMEVALGAITEAIAWTDESGKVQWSNTTFDRLVAKNRFEILGTQLIDLLPLTQNDEPVSVATHPITMAFKRRMDSIGCYELRQQETILIVEISCTCIYLQETDTSVVVAIRDITQRQQAAVELKRHQEQFQDLVEERTTTLLHINKQLQQEICDRQYTEAVLRESEAKNRALAEAATVQAQQLNQTLLELKQTQTQLIQSAKMSSLGQMVAGIAHEINNPVNFIYGNLIHADQYAQNLLALLQLYQQIYPHPHPKVTSFQEAIELDFLISDLPQILASMQVGAERIREIVLSLRTFAHLDEAERKAVDIHAGIDSTLLILESRLRSSESYPEITVVKEYGDLPKVECYASQLNQVLMNLLSNAIDALEEQPEPRAITIKTALAKSTTKPGESQAEGDRVVIRIHDNGPGIPEIDQAKIFEPFFTTKMMQKRTGLGLAISYQIIVDKHQGMLRCVSAPELGTEFWIEIPLQA comes from the coding sequence GTGACTGAATGTAGTCACGTGTTGTTAGATAGCCCGAAAAATGAAATGAAAGTGGATGCCACTGACCTAGCCAGCAAATTGCGCGGAACTTTGGGAAAGATGGAGGTGGCGCTGGGAGCAATTACAGAAGCGATCGCCTGGACAGATGAATCGGGCAAGGTTCAGTGGTCTAATACGACATTCGATCGCCTAGTCGCCAAAAATCGATTTGAGATTTTGGGCACTCAACTGATTGATTTGCTGCCTTTAACCCAAAATGACGAACCCGTCTCTGTCGCTACCCATCCCATAACAATGGCCTTCAAGCGCCGGATGGATTCGATTGGCTGTTACGAGCTTCGGCAACAGGAAACCATTTTAATCGTAGAAATTTCTTGTACTTGCATCTATCTCCAAGAAACAGACACTAGCGTTGTGGTAGCGATTCGGGATATCACCCAACGTCAACAAGCCGCAGTAGAACTAAAGCGGCACCAAGAACAGTTTCAAGACTTGGTGGAAGAACGAACGACAACCTTGCTGCATATTAACAAGCAACTGCAACAGGAAATTTGCGATCGCCAGTATACAGAAGCCGTGTTGCGCGAGAGTGAAGCCAAAAATCGAGCTTTAGCTGAAGCCGCTACAGTTCAGGCTCAACAGCTCAACCAAACGCTGCTAGAACTGAAACAAACCCAGACCCAACTGATCCAAAGTGCCAAGATGTCCAGCTTGGGCCAAATGGTGGCAGGAATTGCCCATGAGATCAACAACCCAGTCAACTTTATCTATGGCAACTTAATTCACGCTGATCAATACGCCCAAAATTTGTTGGCGTTGCTGCAACTGTATCAGCAAATTTATCCCCACCCGCATCCCAAAGTTACATCCTTTCAAGAAGCGATCGAACTGGATTTTTTAATCAGCGATCTGCCGCAAATTTTGGCTTCTATGCAGGTTGGAGCCGAGCGGATTCGAGAGATTGTCTTATCTTTGCGAACGTTTGCCCATTTAGATGAAGCCGAGAGAAAAGCGGTAGACATTCACGCAGGCATCGACAGCACTCTGCTGATCCTAGAAAGTCGTCTGAGATCGTCGGAAAGCTATCCAGAAATTACTGTGGTTAAAGAATATGGAGACCTACCCAAAGTAGAGTGCTACGCCAGCCAACTCAACCAAGTCTTGATGAATCTCCTCAGTAATGCGATTGATGCTTTGGAAGAGCAACCCGAACCGCGAGCCATCACTATTAAAACCGCACTGGCGAAGTCAACGACTAAACCTGGTGAGAGTCAGGCAGAGGGCGATCGCGTGGTGATTCGGATTCATGACAACGGCCCAGGCATCCCAGAAATAGACCAAGCAAAGATATTTGAGCCTTTCTTTACCACCAAAATGATGCAAAAAAGAACTGGCTTAGGTCTAGCCATCAGTTACCAAATTATTGTGGATAAACATCAGGGGATGCTCCGATGTGTCTCAGCACCGGAGCTAGGAACAGAGTTCTGGATTGAAATTCCTCTGCAAGCTTAA
- the ilvN gene encoding acetolactate synthase small subunit: MKHTLSVLVEDEAGVLTRIAGLFARRGFNIESLAVGPAEQMGVSRITMVVPGDDNSIEQLTKQLYKLINVIKVQDITEVPCVERELMLLKVNAVSSNRSEIVELAQIFRARVVDVAEDAITLEVVGDPGKMVAIVQVLNKFGIREIARTGKIALTRESGVNTEYLKSLEAKL, translated from the coding sequence ATGAAACACACCCTTTCTGTTCTGGTTGAAGATGAAGCGGGAGTTCTGACCCGCATTGCTGGTCTGTTTGCCCGTCGAGGTTTTAATATCGAAAGCTTAGCCGTAGGCCCAGCCGAGCAGATGGGAGTCTCTCGAATTACGATGGTGGTTCCGGGCGATGACAACAGCATTGAGCAGCTTACCAAGCAGCTCTACAAGCTGATCAATGTCATCAAGGTGCAGGATATTACCGAAGTACCCTGTGTGGAGCGGGAACTGATGCTGCTGAAGGTGAACGCTGTTAGCTCCAATCGTTCTGAGATTGTAGAATTGGCGCAAATCTTTCGGGCACGGGTGGTAGATGTGGCAGAAGATGCCATCACCCTAGAAGTCGTGGGCGATCCAGGCAAAATGGTCGCGATCGTGCAAGTGTTGAATAAATTTGGGATTCGCGAAATCGCTCGCACTGGGAAAATTGCCCTAACTCGCGAGTCTGGGGTTAACACTGAATACCTGAAATCCCTCGAAGCCAAGCTTTAG
- a CDS encoding BON domain-containing protein — MGWLQRLFGVKKPQNPQQAINATPAPQAAPQAAPQSAPAGQSYAAPSATQTTPPERVGLNGEYDQSGLAKRVALAFDEDAQLDDIETLYVAQTGGTVVLKGKVPSQDILNRMVSVARGVNGATGVETDQVTIG; from the coding sequence ATGGGTTGGTTACAAAGACTATTTGGCGTTAAGAAGCCTCAAAATCCTCAGCAGGCAATTAATGCAACTCCTGCACCCCAAGCAGCACCTCAAGCAGCGCCCCAAAGCGCACCCGCAGGACAATCCTACGCTGCCCCCTCTGCAACTCAAACAACTCCTCCAGAGCGAGTGGGCCTAAATGGTGAGTATGACCAGAGTGGTCTGGCAAAGCGCGTCGCTCTAGCATTTGATGAAGATGCTCAACTAGATGACATTGAGACCCTGTATGTAGCTCAGACTGGCGGCACTGTCGTGCTGAAGGGCAAAGTACCCAGCCAAGATATTCTCAACAGAATGGTTTCGGTTGCCAGAGGTGTGAATGGTGCGACTGGCGTAGAAACTGACCAAGTCACAATTGGCTAA
- a CDS encoding alpha/beta fold hydrolase, with amino-acid sequence MVTSLPWHQRVGNQRDWVWRGWQTRYTYMRAAQGATSNTPLILLHGFGASIGHWRHNLEVLSQSHTVYALDMVGFGASEKATANYNAAFWVEQVYDFWRTFIRQPVVLVGNSIGSLICMAAAAAHPDMVAGIAMLSLPDPSAREEAIPQFLRPAIATLEGLFASPLLLKTIFKIVRRPQVVRPWAKIAYANAEAVTDELVDILTGPAQDRGSAQAFCAILKAMTSTKFGPSVKSILPTLQIPMLLMWGKQDRMIPYSLARQFTSYNPNLKFVEVDNAGHCLHDECPEQVNQAILDWIDSWRVTQTTEVGIEVLPR; translated from the coding sequence GTGGTTACTTCTTTACCTTGGCATCAGCGGGTTGGTAATCAGCGAGATTGGGTTTGGCGGGGGTGGCAAACTCGCTACACCTACATGCGGGCTGCACAAGGAGCCACTAGCAACACCCCTTTGATTTTGCTGCATGGGTTTGGCGCGTCGATTGGGCACTGGCGACACAACTTAGAAGTGCTGAGCCAATCTCATACCGTTTATGCGCTGGATATGGTGGGGTTTGGGGCTTCTGAGAAAGCAACTGCCAACTACAATGCGGCTTTTTGGGTAGAGCAAGTTTACGACTTTTGGAGAACCTTTATTCGCCAGCCCGTAGTGTTAGTGGGTAACTCCATTGGCTCACTGATTTGTATGGCGGCAGCAGCAGCTCACCCTGATATGGTCGCTGGGATTGCCATGCTGAGCTTACCTGACCCATCCGCGCGGGAAGAGGCGATTCCTCAGTTTCTCCGACCTGCGATCGCCACTCTCGAAGGTCTATTCGCTTCACCACTTCTGCTCAAAACTATATTTAAGATTGTGCGTCGGCCTCAAGTCGTGCGGCCCTGGGCCAAAATTGCCTATGCCAACGCAGAAGCCGTCACTGATGAACTGGTAGATATTCTGACTGGGCCTGCTCAAGATCGCGGCTCGGCTCAAGCCTTTTGTGCCATCCTCAAAGCGATGACCAGCACTAAATTTGGGCCTAGCGTCAAATCCATATTGCCAACGCTGCAAATTCCCATGCTGTTGATGTGGGGAAAACAGGATCGGATGATTCCTTATAGCTTGGCGCGTCAGTTCACCAGCTACAACCCCAACCTAAAGTTCGTTGAAGTAGATAACGCAGGTCATTGTCTCCATGATGAATGCCCAGAGCAAGTGAATCAGGCAATTCTGGATTGGATTGATTCTTGGCGTGTGACCCAAACCACTGAGGTTGGGATAGAAGTGTTGCCGAGATAA
- a CDS encoding AIPR family protein, whose amino-acid sequence MANKLPLPSYLETFDLLQQHIRGQLEGLSTTEKGKRFARFVQRLIPQADAGAGFEMPELNSKLSNDGGVDLIGKDRKTDRTLYIQSKLYVDRADSIDSVISKFQAFKASDKSQLSLFDTDDTSTHFLLATLSPLTGILDKYKKQQYASKNFYERCVNENRIHFIDGYEILNLLKNAHGKLSQVPTNLTINFETPYIHKDDVYIGVISSFELKELHRKFGDALFFENVRDFLGVQTGVEKMGRTTPNLEIIKTIKNEPEKMLSRNNGLVLGAEKVEQGLEENQLILKNGSVVNGCQTTMCLVEYSEKSSFVLVKIVQTPDAWDITKSANYQTAVPDIDLELARYLRPQLVKRAAENFGVQLKDIERSAFQLIDEIYDRKVAYSETRLLYIGLLSRTPNNVFASNYTELFQDLIIGLYKNGVQEEEIFELLFLLQGISQESLNESKAIFSNPSYSNFFERLYKEDSLSYRSFLSILALCGTTNTNIVERETDIAKEIARVKGFIERAGTTLKNDKDRFKQFHKLSIKLWMQDLLDDEDEAKVRRDMYLSSKKMNFNNMFRKLCIEADLGQSLQSST is encoded by the coding sequence ATGGCAAATAAGCTTCCTCTACCAAGTTATCTTGAAACTTTTGATTTGCTACAACAACATATACGGGGTCAACTGGAAGGGTTAAGCACTACGGAAAAAGGAAAGCGTTTTGCGCGATTTGTTCAGCGCTTAATTCCGCAGGCAGATGCTGGTGCGGGCTTTGAGATGCCAGAGCTAAATAGTAAGCTTTCAAACGATGGTGGTGTTGACCTAATAGGAAAGGATAGAAAAACTGATAGAACTTTGTACATTCAATCCAAGCTTTATGTGGATCGTGCAGATTCTATTGATTCAGTTATAAGTAAGTTTCAAGCATTCAAGGCAAGTGATAAAAGCCAATTAAGTTTGTTTGATACTGATGATACATCCACCCATTTTCTATTAGCTACTCTCTCACCTTTGACAGGGATCTTAGATAAGTATAAAAAGCAGCAGTATGCATCAAAAAACTTTTACGAAAGGTGTGTCAATGAAAACAGAATACACTTTATTGATGGCTATGAAATACTTAATTTACTTAAGAACGCTCATGGGAAGCTGAGTCAAGTTCCTACAAATCTTACAATAAACTTTGAAACTCCTTATATTCACAAAGATGACGTGTATATAGGGGTGATTTCCAGCTTTGAACTTAAAGAATTACATAGAAAATTCGGTGATGCTTTATTTTTTGAAAACGTCCGTGATTTTTTAGGTGTCCAAACTGGTGTAGAAAAGATGGGTAGAACTACACCAAATCTTGAAATTATAAAAACTATTAAGAATGAGCCTGAAAAGATGCTCTCAAGGAATAATGGTTTGGTTCTTGGGGCAGAAAAAGTTGAGCAAGGCTTAGAGGAAAATCAGCTCATTTTGAAGAATGGTAGTGTGGTAAATGGTTGCCAAACTACTATGTGTTTAGTTGAGTATTCTGAAAAATCAAGCTTTGTGTTGGTCAAGATTGTTCAAACACCTGATGCTTGGGATATTACAAAATCAGCGAACTATCAAACCGCAGTACCTGATATTGATTTGGAGCTTGCAAGGTATCTACGCCCCCAGCTAGTAAAGCGAGCAGCAGAGAATTTTGGAGTACAGCTTAAGGATATAGAGAGATCAGCATTTCAGCTAATTGATGAGATTTATGATAGAAAGGTTGCTTACTCTGAAACGCGATTACTATATATTGGTCTCTTAAGCCGTACTCCGAATAATGTTTTTGCATCCAACTATACAGAGTTATTTCAGGACTTAATTATTGGTTTATACAAGAATGGAGTGCAAGAAGAAGAAATATTTGAACTTCTCTTTCTGCTGCAAGGCATCTCGCAAGAAAGCCTTAATGAATCCAAGGCTATTTTCTCAAATCCATCATATTCTAATTTTTTCGAAAGGCTTTACAAAGAAGATTCTCTGTCTTACAGATCATTTCTTAGTATTTTAGCTTTGTGTGGAACTACTAATACTAATATTGTTGAAAGAGAAACAGACATTGCGAAAGAAATAGCACGGGTAAAAGGATTTATTGAACGTGCTGGTACGACTCTCAAGAATGATAAAGATAGGTTTAAGCAATTTCATAAGTTGTCAATCAAACTGTGGATGCAAGATTTATTAGATGATGAGGATGAAGCAAAAGTGCGACGGGATATGTATTTAAGCTCCAAGAAAATGAATTTCAACAATATGTTTAGGAAGCTCTGTATTGAGGCAGATTTAGGCCAGTCGTTGCAAAGCAGTACTTGA
- a CDS encoding Uma2 family endonuclease, translated as MVRALSKPLTLDEFLQLPETKPASEYIEGQIIQKPMPQGKHSSIQGELVPAINAVIKPQRIGRAFPELRCSYPLGSPASHVYGDRSIVPDVSVFEWVRIPRDPDGTVANTFAIAPDWTIEILSPDQSQTRVTKNILHCLKHGTQMGWLIDPDEQTVFVYLPEQQIQVFDETEILLPMPSFAAGLNLTVKDLFAWLLD; from the coding sequence ATGGTACGAGCATTATCCAAGCCTCTGACACTAGACGAGTTTCTGCAATTGCCAGAGACTAAACCTGCTAGTGAGTACATTGAGGGTCAGATTATTCAAAAGCCCATGCCTCAGGGAAAACACAGTTCCATTCAAGGCGAACTTGTACCAGCGATTAATGCCGTTATCAAGCCTCAGCGTATTGGTCGAGCTTTCCCGGAACTACGCTGTTCGTACCCTTTGGGAAGCCCTGCTTCGCATGTCTATGGCGATCGCTCCATTGTGCCCGACGTTTCTGTGTTTGAGTGGGTGAGAATCCCCCGTGATCCAGATGGCACAGTTGCTAATACCTTTGCGATCGCACCCGATTGGACAATCGAAATCCTGTCTCCTGACCAAAGCCAAACCAGAGTCACCAAGAACATCCTGCATTGTCTTAAGCATGGCACTCAGATGGGTTGGTTGATTGACCCTGACGAGCAGACAGTATTTGTCTACCTCCCCGAACAGCAAATTCAGGTCTTTGACGAGACAGAGATCCTTCTTCCCATGCCTAGTTTTGCAGCAGGGCTAAATTTGACTGTAAAAGATTTGTTCGCTTGGTTATTAGATTAA
- a CDS encoding ISAzo13 family transposase: MIAADVVEQIRFKYEAFAPYLNEQTRRIWAAIEARSLGHGGVSALSKATGLSRNTITSGQRTLEATEETIVTGSIRKPGGGRKRVEERDETLIKRLDDLVEPTTRGDPTSALRWTCKSVNKLAQELQRQGHQVSAKTVYTLLKSMDYSLQSNRKTREGKDHPDRDAQFEHIATTVEQFQQLHRPVISIDTKNKELVGNFHHPGREWEPKGEPVEVNVHDFADKTLGKAIPYGIYDLALNQGWVSVGIDHDTAEFAVESIRHWWLDMGQLLYPRSKHLLITADCGGSNGYRNRLWKLKLQEFADEMGLTVHLCHFPPGTSKWNKIEHRLFCHITQNWRGRPLTSLQVIINLIGSTTTEQGLEVHAQLDEKRYKTGIKVTDEEFNAIAIRRKRFHGDWNYQISPRKAA, encoded by the coding sequence ATGATCGCAGCGGATGTTGTTGAACAAATTCGCTTCAAGTACGAGGCATTTGCTCCTTATTTGAATGAGCAAACACGACGCATCTGGGCAGCAATTGAAGCACGAAGTTTGGGGCATGGTGGTGTGAGTGCACTATCAAAGGCAACAGGACTGAGCCGCAATACGATTACATCGGGACAAAGAACTCTAGAAGCGACTGAGGAAACGATTGTCACAGGTTCGATTCGTAAACCAGGAGGAGGACGTAAGCGAGTCGAAGAGCGCGATGAGACATTAATCAAGCGTCTCGATGACCTGGTTGAACCGACGACTCGAGGAGACCCGACTTCGGCACTGCGATGGACCTGTAAAAGTGTGAACAAATTAGCACAGGAACTTCAAAGACAGGGACATCAAGTCAGCGCTAAGACCGTTTATACCCTGCTCAAGTCAATGGACTACAGCTTGCAAAGCAATCGCAAAACTCGCGAAGGCAAAGATCATCCCGACCGTGATGCCCAGTTTGAGCACATCGCAACCACGGTTGAGCAGTTTCAACAGTTGCATCGCCCTGTGATTTCAATCGATACCAAGAACAAGGAACTGGTGGGCAATTTCCATCATCCTGGGCGAGAGTGGGAACCAAAGGGAGAGCCTGTGGAGGTCAATGTCCATGACTTTGCTGACAAGACATTGGGCAAAGCAATTCCCTATGGCATCTATGACTTGGCTTTGAACCAGGGTTGGGTGAGCGTCGGCATTGACCATGACACGGCTGAATTTGCCGTTGAGTCCATTCGTCACTGGTGGTTAGACATGGGGCAACTGCTTTATCCGCGTAGTAAGCATTTATTAATCACGGCAGACTGTGGGGGCAGCAATGGCTACCGCAATCGCTTGTGGAAGTTGAAACTCCAAGAGTTCGCTGATGAGATGGGTTTAACGGTTCACCTGTGCCATTTCCCACCAGGTACGAGCAAATGGAACAAGATTGAGCATCGACTGTTCTGCCATATCACGCAAAACTGGCGAGGTAGACCTTTAACGAGTTTGCAAGTCATCATCAACCTGATTGGAAGCACTACGACAGAGCAAGGCTTAGAAGTTCATGCTCAACTCGATGAAAAGCGATACAAAACGGGCATTAAAGTAACGGATGAAGAGTTTAACGCGATTGCGATTCGGCGCAAACGGTTTCATGGAGATTGGAACTATCAAATCAGCCCCAGAAAAGCTGCTTAA
- a CDS encoding orange carotenoid-binding protein: MPITIDSARGIFPQTLFADAVPATIARFKQLSAEDQLAWTWFAYLEMGQTITVAAPGAASMQFAEATLEQIRKMTFAEQTQVMCDLANHADTEICRTYAAWSANIKLGFWYKLGQWMDEGIVAPIPAGYQLSANASAVLQAVRELDQGQQITVLRNSVVDMGFDPGKLGDYTKVSEPAVTPKEISQRTQVTIEGVDNPTVLSYMNNLNANDFGALIELFAPDGALQPPFQRPIVGRDGILQFFNEECQNLNLIPERGVSEPAEDGYTQVKVTGKVQTPWFGAAVGMNMAWRFLINPKGKIFFVAIDLLASPKELLNLIR; the protein is encoded by the coding sequence ATGCCAATTACGATTGACTCAGCTCGTGGAATTTTTCCTCAAACTCTGTTTGCTGATGCAGTACCAGCTACGATCGCCAGATTCAAACAACTCAGTGCTGAAGACCAACTAGCCTGGACTTGGTTCGCTTATCTTGAGATGGGCCAGACCATTACCGTTGCTGCTCCTGGAGCTGCCAGCATGCAGTTTGCAGAAGCAACTCTAGAGCAAATTCGGAAAATGACTTTTGCTGAGCAAACGCAAGTCATGTGCGACCTGGCAAACCATGCCGACACCGAAATTTGTCGCACCTATGCTGCTTGGTCTGCAAACATCAAGCTAGGATTCTGGTACAAGCTTGGGCAATGGATGGATGAGGGAATTGTGGCTCCCATTCCAGCAGGCTATCAACTTTCCGCCAACGCCTCAGCAGTACTGCAAGCGGTTAGAGAACTAGATCAAGGTCAACAGATTACAGTCTTACGCAATTCTGTAGTTGATATGGGGTTTGACCCAGGTAAGTTGGGCGACTACACCAAAGTTAGTGAACCTGCTGTTACCCCCAAAGAGATCTCACAGCGAACTCAAGTCACCATTGAAGGGGTTGATAACCCGACTGTGCTGAGCTACATGAACAACTTGAATGCCAATGACTTTGGCGCTTTGATTGAGTTGTTCGCACCCGACGGTGCCCTTCAGCCTCCTTTTCAGAGACCGATTGTGGGTAGAGATGGCATCCTGCAATTCTTTAACGAAGAATGCCAAAATCTGAATCTAATCCCAGAGCGAGGCGTTTCTGAACCCGCAGAAGACGGTTACACCCAAGTAAAAGTCACTGGCAAAGTCCAAACTCCTTGGTTTGGTGCGGCTGTCGGTATGAACATGGCTTGGCGATTCTTGATCAATCCTAAAGGCAAGATTTTCTTTGTCGCAATTGATTTGTTGGCTTCTCCTAAAGAACTGCTGAACTTGATTCGCTAG
- a CDS encoding peroxiredoxin-like family protein, protein MDAYAIFSQTQRQRVSDGAIVPILSDREPGAKQLVLVWPQLGDFDSLEYAWWLQREREQLQAQGIAIRAVGIGDRASGQKFCDYTGFPTDCLFVDPTAELHRQLNLYSGLSFKLPISTAQNAWINLMLMCAGIGSPGTLAEVFRGYRGDRQAPQLIAEEEVVQAKPLPPFKGSFFKLAGGQGFQRPFELATLRLRNMTEVLSHWKTYVPDATYITQRGGTFLFDAQGELLYEHRDRGILGFAENMSNPLSFLSDGSCRNPGS, encoded by the coding sequence ATGGATGCTTACGCAATCTTTAGTCAGACACAACGGCAGCGGGTAAGTGATGGGGCGATCGTCCCAATCCTCAGCGATCGTGAACCTGGTGCCAAGCAGTTGGTCTTAGTCTGGCCCCAACTAGGAGACTTTGACAGCTTGGAATATGCCTGGTGGCTGCAACGAGAAAGAGAACAGCTCCAAGCTCAGGGCATCGCGATTCGAGCCGTGGGAATTGGCGATCGCGCTTCGGGTCAGAAATTTTGCGACTACACAGGTTTTCCTACCGACTGCTTGTTCGTTGACCCCACCGCAGAACTGCACCGCCAACTCAATCTTTACTCTGGTTTATCATTCAAGCTACCCATCTCCACAGCCCAAAACGCCTGGATCAACTTGATGCTGATGTGCGCTGGGATTGGTAGCCCTGGGACGCTAGCTGAAGTGTTTCGGGGTTATCGAGGCGATCGCCAAGCCCCACAACTCATTGCCGAGGAGGAAGTAGTGCAAGCTAAACCCCTCCCTCCCTTCAAAGGCTCTTTCTTCAAGCTGGCAGGTGGACAAGGGTTTCAGCGCCCCTTTGAACTTGCCACCTTACGACTGCGGAATATGACGGAAGTGCTCAGTCACTGGAAAACCTATGTACCAGATGCCACTTACATCACGCAACGGGGAGGCACCTTTCTCTTTGATGCTCAAGGAGAATTGCTCTACGAACATCGCGATCGCGGTATCCTCGGCTTTGCAGAAAATATGAGTAACCCGCTGTCGTTTCTGTCGGATGGATCTTGTCGCAATCCAGGTTCTTAG
- a CDS encoding glutathionylspermidine synthase family protein — protein sequence MNSKIFDSPERDHLFKSMRLNWYNLCPIDGETGLPIASEQVPYALYHCHPVSPDFVQEMQQASEAVGRVFMKMWSVIRHLDGDTLLDYGFPVETIRLVKYDPLPPLCMRLDWCWNRAVGLKKVVEINPQTPSFWFECTEGNGHVAKHFGLKDPVPGAQNLLRASLNQHLKRAAAHLNKPLSDCHVAFTALNNPEDVGTMQWVSQHYSGKSTVFPLEFLRIQDGDRLFYERTGERIDILFMWYPVEWAIHDTDDAGERLWPALEQLILERKVVIVNFASAFLLQPKSVFALVNDLGSEFFDDRDAATGIDYFPKTSLTTEAIGSNYFAKPILGRQGEGGFAVEAGAIANRSHNNDPWYTEQPYVYQELLEFLQLTLADEVMTAVWGAWLYNDGRDRLAAGGLGMRVSEGEITDDYFYWCPTGC from the coding sequence ATGAATAGCAAGATTTTCGACAGTCCAGAACGAGATCACCTATTTAAATCCATGCGGCTCAACTGGTACAACCTGTGCCCGATTGATGGCGAAACAGGTTTGCCGATCGCCAGTGAACAAGTACCTTACGCGCTCTACCACTGCCACCCAGTTTCACCTGACTTTGTGCAGGAGATGCAGCAAGCTTCGGAAGCCGTGGGTCGAGTGTTCATGAAAATGTGGTCGGTGATTCGGCACTTAGATGGCGACACGCTGCTAGATTACGGCTTTCCTGTCGAGACGATCCGCTTGGTCAAATACGACCCATTGCCTCCCCTCTGTATGCGGCTGGACTGGTGCTGGAACCGTGCTGTAGGTCTAAAAAAAGTTGTCGAAATCAACCCGCAAACGCCTAGCTTTTGGTTTGAATGTACTGAAGGCAACGGTCATGTCGCCAAACACTTTGGCCTCAAAGACCCTGTTCCGGGTGCCCAAAACTTGCTCCGCGCCAGCTTAAATCAACACCTCAAGCGGGCCGCAGCTCACTTAAACAAGCCCCTATCTGACTGTCACGTTGCCTTCACCGCCCTCAACAACCCCGAAGATGTCGGCACGATGCAATGGGTAAGCCAACATTACTCCGGTAAGAGCACAGTGTTTCCGTTGGAGTTTCTGCGGATTCAAGACGGCGATCGCCTCTTCTACGAACGCACTGGAGAGCGCATTGATATTCTTTTCATGTGGTATCCGGTGGAGTGGGCAATTCACGATACCGACGACGCGGGAGAGCGTCTGTGGCCTGCCTTAGAACAGTTAATCCTAGAGCGCAAAGTCGTGATTGTGAACTTTGCGTCAGCCTTTCTGCTGCAACCCAAAAGCGTTTTCGCGCTAGTGAACGATTTAGGATCAGAGTTTTTTGACGATCGCGATGCCGCTACTGGGATTGACTATTTCCCCAAAACTTCTCTAACCACTGAGGCGATCGGCAGTAATTACTTTGCTAAACCAATTTTGGGTCGTCAAGGCGAAGGTGGATTTGCCGTCGAAGCAGGGGCGATCGCCAACCGTAGCCACAACAACGACCCCTGGTACACCGAGCAACCCTACGTTTACCAAGAACTCTTGGAATTTCTCCAACTCACCCTTGCTGACGAAGTGATGACGGCAGTTTGGGGTGCTTGGCTTTACAACGATGGCCGCGATCGCCTTGCTGCTGGAGGCTTGGGGATGCGCGTGTCAGAAGGCGAAATCACTGACGACTACTTTTACTGGTGTCCAACTGGCTGCTAA